GACGTGAGCGTGGAAGACCTCAAGCAATTATTCGCCAGGCCGAAGAGTAATTATAACACGGCAAAATGGGCGTTAATATTTCTTTTCGGCGGATCCGGATTATTTTTCGGTATCTGGCTGAATGAGATGACGAGAGAGGACGGTTACGCTCCGGCAACGGTTTTAGTGTTCGTTGGATTGGGGCTTCTCGTCTGGCAGAGATTGTATGGCAATAAAGGGGAGGACGAATCTTAAAGTTTTGAATTAGGACCGTCTATCTTTTAAAAATTCTAATTCTATATAAAAAGGCGTCTTACAGCAAGACGCCTCTTTTGACTTATAATAATATGACTATTAACCGGTCATATCGGGATTCACAGCTGACATAGCCTGAGCGAGAAATACCGGTTCAGGCAGTGCTCCCGTTATTGCGGGTCGTTCATTTACGACGGTCATCGGCACTCCCCGGACGCCGTATTTCATGCTTAATTGAGGAAATTCCGTCGCTTCTACCATATCGGCGGTTACGATTTCACTTTCCATCGCAAACTGATGCGCGAGCCGCACCGCGGCCGGACAATGTGGTCATGTAGGCGTTACGTAAACCTGTAAGTGCATCGGGTCGGTGAGAGAGTGAAGTTGATCCTTAGTCTCCTGTGTGAGACCCGAATCACCCGAGGAAACCATTGATATGTCCTCGAGCAGACTCGAAAATTCATAACCGGACGGTATGCCGTAAAATCTTATACCGTAATCCTTTTCGCCCATAATGACCGTAGCCGGAATCTTATCAATGTTGAACTCCTTAACTTTTTCCTCGTCGGTGATAAAATTATAAACATCGAGAGATATCTTATCTGATAGCCCGGCTATTTCCTCTAAAAGGCTGCGCGTCTCCGAACAGTACATGCACTCAATAGTCTGGGTGAAGTTTATAATCTTAACATCGCTTTGAAGCTCGCTGAACCTCTCCCTGACAGCTTCTTTATCTGATTCTTTGAGTAATCCCATATGCCCTCATCCTTTGATTTTATGCCGGCTCGACTATATTAGTTCTATGAACCTTTTTTTTCAAGTAATTTTGGATATTCACTGTAAAAAATATTCCGCTCTGTCAAATAGACTACTCAAATCAATTCTGATACTTATGCTTTTGAGCGGATGCAGCAAAAAAGACAATTCAAACCTGCCTGACGAGATAAGGTTGGGTTTTATGCCCGATTTCACTCATGCACAGGCATTCGTCGGAGTGGAGAAAAAGCATTACGCTCTAAATTTGAAGGGTGTAAAGATCAGCCCGAAGGCATACTTAACGGGCGCTACAATAATGAGGGACATCATAGGAGCCGAACTGGATTTTGCGTTTGTCGATCCGGTATCAGCGATTGTCAGTTTTTCCCGCAGGAGCGATAATACCTTTAAAATTGTAGCGGGAGTCAGCAGCGGCGGCGTTCTTTTTGTCGCGCAGAGGAATATTCCTCCGGGTTTTATTTCGAAATTTCAGGGTAAATCAGTCGCGGTACCGGAAATAAACGGATCACAATATGTCTCCTTCAAGGATTTTTTGAGAGCAAAACTGCCCGGGAATTCGGATGGGATAGCCAGTATAAATATAACTCCTCTCGACAGAAATGAGTTAATGAATTCGTTCATCAGCGGGATTATTGTCGGGGCGTGGTACCCTGAACCATGGGCGTCGAAGTTAATTATGGAGGGAAAGGGTTATGCGTACGTAAACGAAAGTTCTCTATGGACCAAATCGATATTCGCATCGGCGGTTCTTATATGTCGATCTGACTTCATGCGCGAGTATCCTGATGCGGTAGATCGGTTTCTGAAAGCCCACGTAAGCACGACCATCTGGATAAGGAGTAATAAAAAGGAGACAATAGAAATTCTCTCTAAAGGAGTAACGGCGCTGACAGGAGAGAGCATCTCCAAACAAGCAGCAAATAAAGCTTACGGGAATTTTGTTCCCACATATGACCCTGTGAAACCCTCACTCTTGAAATATGCCGCTAAGGCAAACAAATTAGGGCTGATATCAGGAAAAAACATAGAGAGCATATTTGAGTTTTCACCGATAGACACAATTTTGAAGTACGAAAATTTACCGCCGATAAAAATGATAATTAATTGAACGGTGCGAACTGCAATAATTACAGGTAGTATGACATTATGACAGTCAAAGCCATAAACAAATCTTATTTGATATTTGCAGTATAAACTGTTATATTACATGATAGTAACAAAATATAAGGTATTGCCAGATGCGGACGATATTGGCATAATTGTTGCAAAAAGTATGGTAATGGCAAATTAAATAAATGAGAGATAAAGAAATGGAAGGCTTCGAAAACGAACATATTCCGGAAGTATTACCGATACTTCCTTTAAGAAATACCGTCCTGTTTCCACAACAGGTGATACCGATATCAATCGGCAGGGAGAAGTCCGTCAGTTTGATTTCAAAGGTCAGCGAGACGGATAAGTTGATAGGCGTTGTTGCTCAGCGAGACGGCTCTATCGAACATCCGGAATCGAAAGACCTTTACACGTGGGGCACTTTGGCGGCGGTGCTGAAAGTATTTGATATGCCTGATGGAAGTAAAAGCGCTATCATCCAGGGACTACAGCGAATTAAGTTGATCACATATCTTGAAGAGGAGCCGTATATCAAAGCGGCGGTGCAGCAAATTAACGATGAAGAAACGGATAACGACCTCGAAATAGAGGCGATGACGGTAAACGTAAAGGCGGTTTTTCAGGACATCGTCGAGATTGCTCCGTATCTCTCGATGGAACACACTTCTCTCCTCGCCAATTTAGACGAGCCGGGGAAATTAGTAGACCGCGCAATATCAGTACTTAACATCCGCACGTCCGAAAAACAGTCGATATTGGAAGAGGTGGGTCTGAGAAGGCGACTCGAACAGGCAAACATAGTATTGAATAAGGAACTTCAACGCCTTCAGTTGGGCGAGAAGATCCAGACCGAAGTACAGGGAGAGATAAATAAAACTCAGAGAGAATATTTTTTGAGGGAACAGCTGAAAGCCATCAAGCGTGAATTGGGTGAAGAAGACGAACTCGCAATGGAACAGAAAGAGCTCAGAGAAAGGATGGAAGAAGCCAATCTTTCAGAAGAAGCGCTCAAAGTGGCGGAAAAGGAACTCGACCGGTTAAGCCGGATTCCTCCGTCCTCTCCGGAATATACCGTATCACGCACTTACCTTGACTGGTTATTAGACCTCCCATGGGATGTTTCAACAGAAGACAACATGGATATTAAAGCGGCGCAAGCGGTGCTCGACGGCGATCATTACGGGCTTGAAAAGGTAAAGAAAAGAATCCTCGAATATCTGTCGGTTCGACAGCTTAAGGCTGACATGAAGGGACCTATACTCTGTTTTGTCGGACCTCCGGGAACGGGCAAAACTTCCGTTGGTAAATCGATAGCTGACGCAATAGGCAGGAAGTTTGTCAGAATGTCCCTGGGCGGCGTTCACGATGAGGCGGAGATAAGAGGACACCGCAGGACATATATCGGAGCGCTTCCGGGAAGAATTATTCAGGGGCTGAAAAAATCGGGATCGAACAATCCGATATTCATGCTTGACGAGATCGATAAGGTGGGTAAAGATTTTCGTGGTGATCCGTCTTCCGCATTGCTCGAAGTACTCGATCCGGAACAAAACGATACTTTTTCTGATCACTACTTAGAAGTGGAATTCGATCTCTCGAAGGTAATGTTCATCGCCACCGCGAATTTAGCGGACCCGATACCTCCCGCGCTGAAAGACAGAATGGAACTGATTGAATTTTCCGGATATATAGAGGAAGAGAAGGCACAAATCGCCAAGAAATTTCTAATCCCGAAGCAGCTGGAGGGACATGGGCTTACCGAAAAGGATCTGACATTTGAGGATTCAGGCTTGAAGGAGCTTATTCATTCGTATACGCGTGAATCGGGAGTCAGAAACCTCGAGAGAGAAATAGCGAACGTAGCCCGAGGCGTAGCCCGGGAGATCGTGGAAGGGAAAGGGAAAAAGAAAAAGAAGCGGCTGACAAAAGAGACTATATCAAATTATCTCGGCCCTGTAAGGTTCTTCTCCGAGATCGCAGAGAGAATAAAGAAACCTGGAATCGTAACAGGTCTTGCATATACCCCTGCGGGTGGAGATATACTATTCATTGAGGCGACCGCAATGCCGGGTAAGGGCAAACTCACTCTGACGGGTCAGCTCGGTGACGTAATGAAGGAGTCCGCCGAAGCTGCGCTTTCGTTTATACGCTCTCAAGGCGAGGAATTGGGTATTGACCCCAAGTTTATCGAATATACAGATCTGCATATTCACGTACCAGCAGGCGCAATCCCCAAGGACGGTCCTTCAGCAGGAGTTACAATGTTTTCGGCGATGGTATCGCTGCTGACCGGCAAAAGATTGAAATTGGACATTGCCATGACGGGTGAAATAACTCTCAGAGGTGCAGTTCTGCCGGTAGGCGGAATTAAGGAAAAAGTTATCGCCGCTCACCGTGCCGGAATCAAACAAATTATTCTGCCGGAAAAGAACAAAAAAGACCTTGAGGAGATACCGAAATCTACTCGCAGAGGACTGAAATTTCATTTCGTTTCAGAAATGAAAGAAGTGATCGACATAGCGCTGGTCAAGACTCCGGGAAGACGCTCAAACGCCGCATCGAATAAACTACACGGTGCGACTCATATTCAATCGGGAAGAGCCTGAGCACACACTTGGGAAGATTATTCCGGGCGGACTCTCGCTGACGCTCTTTTTAATTCCCTGAATAACATTCCAGGTTAAGCTGAAATCGGGCAGGTCACAGACCTGCCCCTACACTTATTCTTAATATGGAGTGCATCCGGCTGAGCCGGATGCAGCATCAACGCAGTTGATGCACTCCAAAGTCAATGAGCGGCCAGGGCCACCGCCGTTGGCGGGGCTTGCGTTGTTTCAGTGTCGGGAAAATCATCAGTACCTTTCTATTGCTTTCAAGAGGCATAAAATCTAAATTACGATGTTAATGACTTTAGCTCAAATTTGATCAGATTATGCTAAATTATTTTGGAGTTGTGTAGATGTCAGGTCATTCCAAATGGAATACCATAAAGAGAAAAAAGGGTGCGATAGATGCTAAGCGTGGAAAGACTTTTACAAAAGTCATCAAGGAGATAACGGTCGCAGCCCGTGAAGGGGGCGGAGACGAATCGTCAAATCCCCGTCTCAGAGCAGCAATAACCACAGCTAAAGGGGTCAATATGCCCTTGGCGAATATAGAGAAGGCGATCAAGAGGGGAACAGGAGAGCTGCCGGGTATTGTTTATGAGGAAGCGATTTACGAGGGTTATGGTCCGGGAGGCGCGGCATTGCTGATATCCGCTTTGACGGATAACAAAAACAGGACGGTTTCCGAACTCAGGCGCATATTGACCAAATCCGGTGGTTCCTTAGCCGGTCCTGGCAGCGTCGCATGGATATTCGAGGCTAAAGGACTGATTCTCATCAGTACAAAGAGTGTAAGCGAGGAAGATCTCTTCTCGGCGGCGGTGGAAGCAGGCGCTGATGATATAAGGACTGAAGGCAATATGTTTGAGGTAGTGACTACGCCTGAAAATTATGAGAATGTAAAAGCCTCCATCACCGGGTCAGGAATCGAAATGGATTCTACTGAATTGACTCAGGTGCCGGGTTCCTCCGTAAAAATTGAAGGCAACGATGCGCGAGTTCTGCTCCGACTCATGGAGGAGCTGGAAAATCATGACGATGTACAGGGCGTCTATTCAAATTTCGATATAGACGAAAGCATCATCGAGGAAATAGCCGCTGTCTGAGAAGAACCTACCAGTTACAATCATCGGGATCGACCCCGGATTAGCATCCGCGGGATTCGGCGTCATCAGAAGAGTGGGTAATAATCTCAGTTATGTCGATTCGGGCGAGATAGCCACCAATTCAAAAACTAATTTTGCCGAGCGTCTTCTGATCTTAAGCAACTGGCTTGAAGAGGTAGTTACGAGAACGCAACCCGAAGTGGGTGTCATAGAGGAAACGTTTTATGGAGAGAACGCCAAAACCGCGTTACAGATGGGACATGCCCGCGGCGCCCTGATGCTTACTCTCGCAAGAGCAAATGTCATGAGTGTCGAGTACTCTGTCCGTTCGATAAAACAATCTGTCGTAGGCAACGGCGGTGCGTCCAAGCAGCAGGTGGAATATATGGTAAAGAACTTATTGAATGTAAATGAGCTGCCGGGCGGACACGCATCCGACGCGCTTGCAGCTGCTATCTGCTATGCCAATCAGGGGGCACTGAATCTGTGATAAGTCATATCAGAGGTACTCTTGTCCAAAAACAACCTCTACTCGTCATAGTTGACGTCGGCGGACTCGGATATTCGATAAATATCCCGCTGAGCACTTTCGAAAAGCTTCCCGATAAGGATTCATCAGTGGAGCTGTTCACTCATTTGCACGTAAGAGAAGACGAAATGTCGCTATACGGATTTCAGACTGAAGACGAAAGAAAGATGTTCCGACTGCTGATCGGTATCTCCGGGATAGGGCCCAAAGTAGCTATCGGAATCCTTTCGGGTACGGGAATCCCGCAGTTGAGAAAAGCGGTGACCGAGGGGGACGTTGACAGGCTTACGACAATAAAGGGGATAGGCAAAAAGACCGCTCAGCGGTTGATAGTGGAATTGAGGGATAAGCTCGGCGCCCCGGAAGACGGTGATGAATGGCTGAGAAGCGAAGGCGAAGAACCGGAGGTGGAAGAAAATTTGCTTTCGGCTGCCTATGCCTTAGAGACCCTGGGCTACTCCTCCAAACAGGCTTTTGCCGCCGCGAAGAAATCTCTCAAAACTCTCGGCAATGATGCAGAGCCTGAGCAGTTAATAAAAGAAGCATTAGGTAAAGTTGGGTAGAGAAATTTATATGTATCTTGCAGACAGGACGAATAGACTTGGAACCGAAACGGCGTTTGAAGTGCTCGCCAGAGCGAGAGCTCTTGAGGCGCAGGGAAGATCGGTAATTCACCTGGAGATAGGCGAACCGGATTTTGATACTCCACGCCATATAATTGATGCTGCGCATAAGGCGCTTGATGACGGATGGACGCATTATGGACCCGCGAGCGGCGATATGGAGCTTAAAGAAGCAGTCGTGAAGGAAATTCTCTCCACGAGGAGAGTAGAGGTAGGCGTGGATAACATTGTAGTAACTCCGGGCGCTAAACCGATAATGTTCTTTGCGATCCTCGCGTGTATAGAGGAAGAAGATGAGGTCATCTATCCTAATCCGGGGTTTCCCATCTACGAGTCGATGATCAACTTCATCGGGGCAAAAGCGATACCGATAATGCTGCGCGAAGAGATGGACTTCAGTTTCGACGTAAACGAATTAAGCGATCTGATAAGCGACAAAACGCGGATGATAATCCTTAACTCCCCTCAGAATCCTACAGGGGGAGTGATACCGAAAGAAGACTTAGAAGCAATTGCTACGTTGGTCGCCGACAGAGATATAATCGTCTTGACCGATGAAGTTTATAGTCGAATGGTTTACGACGGTGAACACAACTCGATTCTTTCGTTGGACGGGATGAAGGAAAAAACGATTTTGATAGAAGGGTTTTCCAAGACTTACGCAATGACAGGCTGGCGGCTCGGATATGGAGTGATGCCGGAAAATATAGCCGATATGGTGACAAAATTTATGGTAAACTGTAACTCCTGCACCGCTTCGTTCACTCAACGGGCTGGAATTCAGGCTTTAAACGGTTCGCAGGAGGATTCGATAAATATGGTTGAAGCGTTTCGTAAAAGAAGAGAAGTCATCGTAAACGGTTTGAACGAAATTTCCGGAATCAGCTGCAAAATGCCGAAGGGCGCATTTTACGTATTTCCGAACATAAAAGAGACCGGACTATCATCTCAGGAGGCGGAGGATAAATTTCTCAACGAAGCGGGAGTCGCCTCTCTAAAAGGGACGTCGTTCGGAGCGAACGGCGAAGGATATGTGCGTCTTTCATACGCAAATTCGACCGAGAATATCAAAGAAGCGTTGAACAGGATAGCCGGTGTCCTTTGAGCGTAAGTGAAGTGAAGCGAACGGCATTATATGACGAGCATCTGAAAGCCGGCGCCAAAATCGTATCGTTCGCGGGCTACGAAATGCCCATTAAGTATTCGGGCATAGTGGATGAACATCAGGCGGTGAGGGAGAGCGTCGGTATCTTTGACATATCCCATATGGGAGAGTTTGAAGTGCGCGGTGACGGAGCGCTTGATTACCTGCAAAAAATGACCTTGAACGACGTCTCCAAATTAGAAGTGAACCAGGCTCAGTATTCAGGAATCTGCTACGAAGACGGCGGAATGATAGATGACCTTCTCGTATACAGGCTTGAAGATCATTACATGATCGTTGTGAATGCGGCAAATATCAAAACGGATCTTGACTGGTTTGAATCGCATAAACCGGAAGGTGTTGAACTCAGGAACGTTTCGGACGATACCTCCTTGATTGCGGTTCAGGGGAAAAATTCAAAAGAACTCATAAAAAGATTGAGCTCTGCCGATCTTGATAACATTACGTATTACACTTTCGTGGAAGACACGGTAGCTGAAAAAGCTGCGATAGTTTCAAGAACGGGATATACGGGTGAATTGGGTTTCGAGCTTTATCTCAAATCCGGGGATGCCTCTGCAGTCTGGAGGGCGCTCTTGTCGGCAGGGACCGAGTTCGGCATAAAGCCGGCAGGACTCGGCGCTCGTGACACACTCAGGCTTGAGATGTGCTATTGCCTGTACGGTAATGACATAGACAGTACGACGACTCCCTTAGAAGCGGGATTAGGCTGGATAACGAAGTTGAACAAAGGTGATTTTATCGGATCAGACATCCTCAGACAACAGAAGGAAGAGGGACTTAAGAAAAAGCTTATCTCCTTTGAAATGGATAAAAAAGCCATCCCGAGGCACGGATACGATTTGCTGTTCGATGGCGCTGCCGTTGGCAGTGTTACAAGCGGAACGTTTTCGCCGACGCTGCAAAAAGGAATCGGGTTAGGGTATATAGCAGCGGGTACTCATAAACCGGGAACGGAAATCAGAGTTGACATTAGGGGAAGAACGGAGTCAGCCCGGATAGTCAAACCCCCGTTCTATAAGCCCGAATAGTTAAGAATTTTATGGCTGATAAGAATAAGAGAGAAAGAAAAAAAGAAGTCGTGGGGTTATTGCTGATGGTTCTGGCGTTCCTCATGGGAGCCGCCATGGTGAGCTATGATATGACGGAGGAACCGGAAAATATCACTCAGCTGCGGACAAAAAACTTTCTGGGCATCGGCGGCGTTTTCATCTCCCATTATCTGATAAAGATGTTTCTCGGTCTCGGTTCGGCTGTGATCCCGGTGCTGCTCTTTTTATGGGGTTTTTGGACTTTTACAAACAGGAAATTCAAAGCGCTTGCAAAATTTTCGCTCTTCCTGTTTGTAGTAGCTATACTCGTCTCGACCGCACTCGCCTTGATAATTGGAAAGTCGTGGGCGCTGCCCGGCGCAGCGGGCGGGTTGTTCGCCGGATTCCTGACGACGTTTCTCGGTTTACTCGGAGCCTGGGTTTTCGTGGGTATAACAATGCTGCTAATCGTTACAGGATATTTCGGGATGAGTGTTTATGGATTGACGACCGCGGTAGGCAGCGCATTGAGCAACTTAATTTCTACTGCGGGCAAACTACGAAAGAGCAAAGATAAACGACGGAGCCAACGTCAGATTATTGAACCGGATATTGAGCCGGGAGATGAGAAGATCGCAGAAGAGAACTGGACTCCGCCTGAGGTAGTCACCCAAAAGGAGCTTGTTACCGAAGAATCGAAGGCGGAGGATCTACCTGAAGAGGGGGAGATGATTCAAGGCGTTGAGGACGAGAAAGAAACCGTTACAAAAGCGGATCGGACGGCTGACGAAGAGGATGATGAAAATCAGGATGAGATTCACAGAGCGGATTTCACGGTAAAAGAACAGATTGTCGAAAAAGAAGTTGATTATGATGCTGAACGGGCAGAGTATGCAAAACGGGAATATAATCTCCCCTCGGTGGAACTTTTAGACGTTGCCCCTCAACCGGTTGAGGATCAGATCTCCAAGGAAGAGATCATGAACAACGCCAGGCTATTGGAGAATACGCTCGAAAGTTTTGGCGTGAGCGCCAAGGTCGTTGAAGTTCATCCCGGTCCGGTCATAACAAGGTTCGAGTTGGAACCCGCCACCGGAGTAAAGGTGAGCAAAATCGTGACGCTTGCGGATGACATTGCTCTGGCACTTCGCGCCAAGAGAGTGAGAATTCTCGCTCCGATACCGGGAAAAGCCGCTGTCGGAGTGGAAATACCCAACAAGAACGCCCAGTTTGTATATTTGCGTTCGATCATAAATTCCGAGAAATTCGCCTCTATGAAATCACCGCTCACGATAGCGCTCGGAAAAACGGCGGCCGGCGAAATTATTTGCGTCGATCTTGCCACGATGCCGCATCTACTGATTGCAGGTTCCACAGGTTCGGGAAAGAGCGTATGTATCAACACAATTATCACGAGCTTTTTATATAAAGCGAGGCCCGATGAAGTCAAATTCATTATGGTAGATCCGAAAAAATTAGAACTCTCGACTTATAAACAGCTCAAAAATTATTATCTGATGCCGCTGCGGGATGTAAAGGAGCAAATTATCACTTCACCTCAACTCGCGGTCATAGCGCTTAAAAGCGCTGAGGTGGAGATGGAGCGGCGATACGATCTTCTCGTGAATGCTGGAGTCAGGAGCATCGCCGACTATAACAACAAGGCTGAAACATCCGATGAATTCTCCAAATTACCCTACGTCGTAGTGATAATCGATGAGCTGGCGGATTTGATGATAACCGCCGCAAAGGATATCGAGGAACCGATAGCGCGGTTGACGCAGATGGCACGTGCTGTCGGTATCCACCTGATTGTGGCTACTCAACGTCCGTCGGTGGACGTGCTTACGGGAGTGATCAAGGCAAACTTCCCGGCGCGGATGGCATTTCAAGTGGCCACTAAAGTTGACTCCCGTACGATCATTGATATGAACGGAGCAGAGAAACTCCTCGGCAATGGGGATATGCTTTACGTTCCACCCGCTGAACCGGAAGCAATAAGAGTGCATAATTCATTTGTTTCACTGCCGGAAATTGAGAGGGTCATGGAACATGTGAACTTGCAGCCGAAATACGAGGAAAAGCCTCTGCCGTCTATGAAGGAAGCTCCCTTATCTTCAGACAAAGAGGGATATCTCGAATATTACGGGAATGATGCTCTTTTGCCTGAAGCGATGCGTCTTGTTGTAACTCACCGGCAGGGTTCCGTATCATTATTACAAAGACGGTTAAGGGTGGGATATTCCAGAGCTGCGAGGCTCATAGATGAGCTTGAAAATGCCGGAGTCGTCGGTCCTTTTGAAGGTAGTAAGGCGCGGGAAGTACTTTGGGATGATGAGGATCTGAAGAAAAATCTTGAAAACAGCAATGAAGAGGATGATGAGTGATTTATAGCCCGAGATATTTATCAGCCTACTTAATATTTGCCGTTCTATTTATCCTCGGTTCGCCGTTGACCTCACAGGGTCAAACAGCGAAGAGCGTAATGGATAAGATGAGAGATACGCTGAAAAAGCAAAAGGAGATCTCTATCGCTTACGAGCAGTCCTATAAGTGGAAATCCTCGAATACAGGCAGTAAGACAACAGGCAGGCTGGACTTGAAAGATCTTAAGATGTTTCGACTTTTCACAGATGAACAAACGATAGTCAGCGACGGTGAAACGATCTGGTCATATTCCGCATTCACCGATCAAGTCATTATTGAACGGTTGAATAAATCCGGAGGCACAAGAATTCCCAGTGATTTTCTGTTCGATTATCCAAAGGACTATTACGCTAATCTCTCAGAAGAAAATAAGTTTGAAGGTGAGTACCTCATTGAACTAACTCCGAAAGATAAAAGTAGTTTCGTGACTGTAATAAGAATTTGGGTGGACGGCGATGACTATTTAACCCGTAAGATAGAGTACGTTGACATCAATAAAAACGTCACGTCATGGGAGATTACAGAGATAAACCTTGAACCCGAATTTGATAAGTCTCACTTCATTTTAAAACCGCCTCCCGGATCGAACGTCGTTGACCTTCGTTAGGTCACACTGATTTTTATGAGCAAGAGACAGTTACTCGGGATAGGCATAAGCATCGTCTTCGTCTATTTCGCATTTCGCGATATAAATTTCGAAGAATTTCTGTCAGCGATCAAGAAAGCGGAATATATCTGGATATTGCCTGCAATTGCCGCCATGGTAGCGAGCTTCTGGCTTAGAGGTTACAGATGGAAGTACATTCTTAATCCGGTTAAAGAAGTGAGTACAACAGAAGCGTTTTCGGCGACGATGATAGGATATATGGCTAATAACGTTCTGCCGTTCAGGATTGGCGACATTGTTCGGCTAATTGCCATCTGGAAAGATTCAGGTGTTTCTAAAGCCGCCGCTCTCGGTTCCGTTTTGATCGAGAGGATATTCGATCTGTTTATGGTCTTGGCGGTTTTCGGGCTGGCGTTGATCTCATATCCGAATCTTCCCGAATGGGCGGTTGTAACCGGATACTTCACTGTGGGTCTTTTTATCGCTCTTATTGCCTTCTCTATCTATTCGCGGAATAATATAGAATCTCTTGTGAAGCTGAACAACTTCATAGCGGGTAAGATATCAGATAGTGCGGCGGCTAAGAGTGAAGTCGTCATAAGATCGTTTTCAGACGGTTTAAAGGTAATTCATGACGTCAGGCAGTTGTTCTGGCTTGTATTTCTGTCGACAATATTATGGACGATCAACGTTCTCTGGGTTTGGTTTGCGATTGAAATATTCGATTTTAATCTTCCGTTCTCAGCGTCACTTCTCATTCTCGTATTTATTCTTTTTGCCGTTTCAATACCTTCCGCTCCCGGTTACGTAGGTACTTTTCATGGCTTTGTGATCGCGGGGTTCGTGTTTATGGGAATAGACGTTGATTTAGCCCGCGCATCCGCCGTTGTGATGCACGCCACGAACTATATTCCGGTAACTTTGATGGGGTTATATTTCCTTTTCAAAAGCAACATAACTCTGAAGTCAGCTTCAAAGGGTTCATCCTTCGTAGATGATATGAAAAACGAAGATGAAAAAGCCGCATAGATCGTTGTGGTTTCACGTTTTATATTGAATGTTCAAGGGGTTGAAGTTACCTTATTTCGATAGACTATAATATGCATTATGGATAGAATTACGCTAAATAACATGGTATTTTTCGGCTATCACGGCGCGCTCGAAGAGGAACAGGAAATCGGCGGAAGGTACGAGGTCGATATAGATCTTATCGGTGATTTCAGCAAGCCGTCAAAATCAGATAAGTTGTCGGATGCCATTGATTACCAAATGGTATATGATCTGGTAAGAGAAAAGGTTGAGCGTTCCAAATACCATCTTATAGAGCGGCTAGCCGATGAGGTTGCCGAGGAAGTGTTGGGTAGGTTCGAGTTAATCAAGGTAAAAGTGAGACTCAGGAAGAGGAACGTTCCCATCGGAGGTGTAATAGATTTTGTGGAAGTTGAATTGTCAAGAGATGCTATTAATAAAGAGCTTGAATAACCTGAGTTGAGCGAGACTGCATACATAGGATTAGGTTCAAATCTCGGCGACAGAATAAATAATCTCCGAATCGCGGTAGATTCGATTTCAAAGGAGAACAAAATCAGGGTGGTCAAAGAGTCCGGAATTTATGAATCGGAACCGATGTATCTTCAGGAACAGCCGTACTTTCTCA
The Candidatus Neomarinimicrobiota bacterium genome window above contains:
- a CDS encoding thioredoxin family protein, which encodes MGLLKESDKEAVRERFSELQSDVKIINFTQTIECMYCSETRSLLEEIAGLSDKISLDVYNFITDEEKVKEFNIDKIPATVIMGEKDYGIRFYGIPSGYEFSSLLEDISMVSSGDSGLTQETKDQLHSLTDPMHLQVYVTPTUPHCPAAVRLAHQFAMESEIVTADMVEATEFPQLSMKYGVRGVPMTVVNERPAITGALPEPVFLAQAMSAVNPDMTG
- a CDS encoding ABC transporter substrate-binding protein produces the protein MDIHCKKYSALSNRLLKSILILMLLSGCSKKDNSNLPDEIRLGFMPDFTHAQAFVGVEKKHYALNLKGVKISPKAYLTGATIMRDIIGAELDFAFVDPVSAIVSFSRRSDNTFKIVAGVSSGGVLFVAQRNIPPGFISKFQGKSVAVPEINGSQYVSFKDFLRAKLPGNSDGIASINITPLDRNELMNSFISGIIVGAWYPEPWASKLIMEGKGYAYVNESSLWTKSIFASAVLICRSDFMREYPDAVDRFLKAHVSTTIWIRSNKKETIEILSKGVTALTGESISKQAANKAYGNFVPTYDPVKPSLLKYAAKANKLGLISGKNIESIFEFSPIDTILKYENLPPIKMIIN
- the lon gene encoding endopeptidase La; the encoded protein is MEGFENEHIPEVLPILPLRNTVLFPQQVIPISIGREKSVSLISKVSETDKLIGVVAQRDGSIEHPESKDLYTWGTLAAVLKVFDMPDGSKSAIIQGLQRIKLITYLEEEPYIKAAVQQINDEETDNDLEIEAMTVNVKAVFQDIVEIAPYLSMEHTSLLANLDEPGKLVDRAISVLNIRTSEKQSILEEVGLRRRLEQANIVLNKELQRLQLGEKIQTEVQGEINKTQREYFLREQLKAIKRELGEEDELAMEQKELRERMEEANLSEEALKVAEKELDRLSRIPPSSPEYTVSRTYLDWLLDLPWDVSTEDNMDIKAAQAVLDGDHYGLEKVKKRILEYLSVRQLKADMKGPILCFVGPPGTGKTSVGKSIADAIGRKFVRMSLGGVHDEAEIRGHRRTYIGALPGRIIQGLKKSGSNNPIFMLDEIDKVGKDFRGDPSSALLEVLDPEQNDTFSDHYLEVEFDLSKVMFIATANLADPIPPALKDRMELIEFSGYIEEEKAQIAKKFLIPKQLEGHGLTEKDLTFEDSGLKELIHSYTRESGVRNLEREIANVARGVAREIVEGKGKKKKKRLTKETISNYLGPVRFFSEIAERIKKPGIVTGLAYTPAGGDILFIEATAMPGKGKLTLTGQLGDVMKESAEAALSFIRSQGEELGIDPKFIEYTDLHIHVPAGAIPKDGPSAGVTMFSAMVSLLTGKRLKLDIAMTGEITLRGAVLPVGGIKEKVIAAHRAGIKQIILPEKNKKDLEEIPKSTRRGLKFHFVSEMKEVIDIALVKTPGRRSNAASNKLHGATHIQSGRA
- a CDS encoding YebC/PmpR family DNA-binding transcriptional regulator encodes the protein MSGHSKWNTIKRKKGAIDAKRGKTFTKVIKEITVAAREGGGDESSNPRLRAAITTAKGVNMPLANIEKAIKRGTGELPGIVYEEAIYEGYGPGGAALLISALTDNKNRTVSELRRILTKSGGSLAGPGSVAWIFEAKGLILISTKSVSEEDLFSAAVEAGADDIRTEGNMFEVVTTPENYENVKASITGSGIEMDSTELTQVPGSSVKIEGNDARVLLRLMEELENHDDVQGVYSNFDIDESIIEEIAAV
- the ruvC gene encoding crossover junction endodeoxyribonuclease RuvC gives rise to the protein MSEKNLPVTIIGIDPGLASAGFGVIRRVGNNLSYVDSGEIATNSKTNFAERLLILSNWLEEVVTRTQPEVGVIEETFYGENAKTALQMGHARGALMLTLARANVMSVEYSVRSIKQSVVGNGGASKQQVEYMVKNLLNVNELPGGHASDALAAAICYANQGALNL